The proteins below are encoded in one region of Vulpes lagopus strain Blue_001 chromosome 10, ASM1834538v1, whole genome shotgun sequence:
- the USP1 gene encoding ubiquitin carboxyl-terminal hydrolase 1 codes for MPGVIPSESNGLSRGSPSKKNRLSLKFFQKKETKRALDFTDSQENEEKASEYRGSEIDQVVPAAQSSPVHCEKRENLLPFVGLNNLGNTCYLNSILQVLYFCPGFKSGVKHLFNVISRKKEALKDEANQKDKGNCKEDSLASYELICSLQSLIISVEQLQASFLLNPEKYTDELATQPRRLLNTLRELNPMYEGYLQHDAQEVLQCILGNIQETCQLLKKEEVKNVVELSTKIEEKPHQKEEMSGINSIEMDNLRPSEDYKEKLPKGNGKRKSDTEFGNMKKKVKVSKEHQSLEENQRQTRSKRKATGDTLEIPSKIIPKCVSENESARPSQKKSRVKISWLKPATKQPSILSKFCSLGKITTNQGSKEQLKENEYDLEEDLGKCENDNTTNGCELESPGDNVKPVNVNEVKPINKGAEQIGFELVEKLFQGQLVLRTRCLECESLTERREDFQDISVPVQEDELSKVEESSEISPEPKTEMKTLRWAISQFASVERIVGEDKYFCENCHHYTEAERSLLFDKMPEVITIHLKCFAASGLEFDCYGGGLSKINTPLLTPLKLSLEEWSTKPTNDSYGLFAVVMHSGITISSGHYTASVKVTDLNSLELDKGNFVIDQMCEIGKPEPLNEDEARGVVENYDDDEVSIRVSGNTQPSKVLNKKNVEAIGLLGGQKSKADYELYNKASNPDKVASTAFAENRNSETNNTNGTHEFDTNKESSDQTGINFSGFENKISCVVQSLKEYEGKWLLFDDSEVKVTEEKDFLNSLSPSTSPTSTPYLLFYKKL; via the exons ATGCCTGGTGTCATACCTAGTGAAAGTAATGGGCTTTCAAGAGGTAGCCCATCAAAGAAAAACAGACTTTCCCTGAAGttttttcagaaaaaggaaactaagagAGCCTTGGATTTCACGGATtctcaagaaaatgaagaaaaggctTCTGAATATAGAGGATCTGAAAT TGATCAAGTTGTCCCTGCAGCACAGTCCTCACCTGTACActgtgagaagagagaaaacttaCTACCCTTTGTGGGACTGAATAATCTCGGCAACACTTGTTACCTTAATAGTATACTTCAG GTATTATATTTTTGTCCTGGTTTTAAATCTGGAGTGAAGCACTTATTCAACGTTAtttcaaggaagaaagaagccCTAAAAGATGAAGCCAATCAAAAAgataag GGAAATTGCAAAGAAGATTCTTTGGCAAGTTATGAACTAATATGCAGTTTACAGTCCTTGATCATTTCAGTTGAACAGCTTCAGGCTAGCTTTCTCTTAAATCCAGAAAAATACACTGATGAACTTGCTACTCAGCCAAGGCGACTGCTCAACACACTCAG ggAACTCAACCCTATGTATGAAGGATATCTACAGCATGATGCACAGGAAGTATTACAGTGTATTTTGGGAAACATTCAAGAAACATGCCAActcctaaaaaaagaagaagtaaaaaatgtGGTAGAATTATCTACTAAGATAGAAGAAAAACCTCATCAGAAAGAGGAAATGAGTGGTATTAACAGCATAGAGATGGACAATCTTAGGCCTTCTgaagattataaagaaaaactcccaaaaggaaatgggaaaagaaaaagtgacacTGAATTTGGTAAcatgaagaaaaaagttaaagtatCCAAGGAACACCAGTCATTGGAAGAGAACCAGAGACAAACCAGATCAAAAAGGAAAGCTACAGGTGATACGTTAGAGATTCCTTCTAAAATAATCCCCAAGTGtgtttctgaaaatgaaagtGCAAGACCCTcacaaaagaaatcaagagttaaaatAAGTTGGTTAAAGCCTGCAACTAAGCAACCCAGCATTCTTTCTAAATTCTGTAGTCTGGGGAAAATAACAACAAACCAAGGATCCAAAGAacaattgaaagaaaatgaatatgatCTTGAAGAGGACTTGGGGAAGTGTGAAAATGATAACACAACTAATGGTTGTGAACTTGAATCTCCAGGGGATAATGTTAAGCCTGTTAATGTTAATGAAGTTAAGCCCATAAACAAAG gtGCAGAGCAAATTGGTTTTGAGCTAGTAGAGAAATTATTTCAAGGTCAGCTGGTATTAAGGACTCGTTGCTTAGAATGTGAAAGtttaacagaaagaagagaagatttTCAGGACATCAGTGTGCCAGTACAAGAAGATGAGCTTTCCAAAGTAGAGGAGAGTTCTGAAA TTTCTCCAGAgccaaaaacagaaatgaagaccCTGAGATGGGCAATTTCACAGTTTGCTTCAGTGGAGAGGATTGTAGgagaagataaatatttctgtgaaaattgcCATCATTATACTGAAGCCGAACGAAGTCTTTTGTTTGACAAAATGCCTGAAGTTATAACTATTCATTTGAAGTGCTTTGCTGCTAGTGGCTTGGA GTTTGATTGTTATGGTGGTGGACTTTCCAAGATCAACACTCCTTTACTGACACCTCTTAAATTGTCACTAGAAGAATGGAGCACAAAGCCAACCAACGACAGCTATGGATTATTTGCGGTTGTGATGCACAGTGGCATTACCATCAGTAGTGGGCATTACACTGCTTCTGTTAAAGTCACCGACCTTAACAGTTTAGAACTAGATAAGGGAAATTTTGTCATCGACCAAATGTGTGAAATAGGTAAGCCAGAACCATTGAATGAGGATGAAGCAAGGGGTGTGGTTGaaaattatgatgatgatgaagtgTCAATTAGAGTTAGTGGAAATACACAGCCAAGTAAAGTtttgaacaaaaaaaatgtagaagctATTGGACTTCTTGGAGGACAAAAGAGCAAAGCAGATTATGAGCTATACAACAAAGCATCTAATCCTGATAAAGTTGCCAGTACAGCATTTGctgaaaatagaaattctgaGACTAACAATACTAATGGGACCCATGAATTTGATACAAACAAAGAATCCAGTGACCAAACAGGCATTAACTTTAGTGGATTTGAGAACAAAATTTCATGTGTAGTGCAAAGCTTAAAGGAGTATGAGGGGAAATGGTTACTTTTTGATGATTCTGAAGTGAAAGTTACTGAAGAGAAGGACTTTTTgaattctctttccccttctacATCTCCTACATCTACTCCTTATTtgctattttataagaaattatag